AACGAGTGCATCACATCCCATAGCTGTGAAGGCAACAACAAGCTGCTTCCACAGTTGCCTAGCCGGGTGATCTGGCTTCAGGCGCACGCGCCGAGCCATATTCAGCTTGTTGAGCCCACTGGAATCCGCGCCAAGTACATAGCTCTCAGTTACTGCTGGGGTTCCGTCTCGCCAGATACCTATCTCACTGATGCACGCAACCTGGAGTCAAGAAAAGCAGGGATCAACTACGATGAGCTTCCGCCGCTTCTGCAAGACGTTGTAACGTGTGTCCGCGCCCTCGGCATCGAGTATCTGTGGGTTGACCGGCTGTGTATCGTCCaaggcgatgatggtgacttTTCCACGCAGGCACCCAAGATGGGTGACATCTACGGGGATGCCACACTCACCATCGCAGCCGCCTCTGGGGAGTCTGAAAATGATCGCATTCTTCTTGAAAGAGACACCAAGGCCGGCCCGTTCTCGCTTGACCTAAAGCTCAAGGGCATGGGTACGCTAACGCTGAAGGTCCGTCGACGAACGCACAAGCTTGAAACCGAATATGTGGGAGGAGACTATGGTCGGGTGTCAACACGGGCCTGGATCTGGCAGGAACGTCTTCTCTCGTCTCGCACCGTGTTCTTCACCCCCCGTGCTCTCAAGTTTGAATGCCATCACCACTCGGTTTGGCAAGGTTATGCCCCTGGCGTTGTTGGAAACTCGTGGTCAACACACGTCGAGTTGGCCTCCAGCTCACACAACGCATGGCTACGGTTGCTCATCGAGTTTATGAAGcgcaacatcaccaacgcaTCGGACCGGCTGCCCGCCATCGAATCCGTCATGAAGCGAATCGCAGTCAAGACCGGTTGGAGCCCTTTTTGGGGCGTCTtcgaggagaagcttgtCGAAAGCCTTGGCTGGAGCGCCATAGACCTGAAAACATCTTCGGGGCAGGCTAGCTGCCGTATGAATCCAGGACACTATGCTCCGACGTGGAGTTGGGCGAGCGTTGATGGTGAGATTACGTATATCCATGTGTTGACCGACCAGCACTACGCGCCCCTGCACCAGGTTGATCCCCTCATGTACGAACTGCAATGTCGAGATCTTGATCGTGCCACTGGCGCTATTACAATGGTCGGAAGCTATCTCATTGGCGGCATTCGATGTACCATCGAGCCGAACGCATCGTACAGCGAAGAGAGTGAGATGACCCGTGAGGTGGGCAAATACCGCTACACCCACAACGTCCGGGTATCTGGACAGCATCCGGACTTCCTCTTCAATCCTGATGTCCCATTGATGTCGGTGGAGGGTGACCCAAATCAGCCATACTCGGGCTCGGCGGTAAGAGCGCCGTACGGGGTCGACGATCCAACAGAGGAATGGACCGGAAAttgtttggttttgttggttgCGAGACGAAACAAAAGGTCGCTGGCTCTTCTGCTGGGAGCTTCGCTGAGAAATATCGATGGAGCGGCGTGGGAACGTATTGGACTATCCACCTCGATTGATGTGTCTGTCTGGGACGAGGAACATGTCAAGACGGGGCTGATTAGGGTTGTATGAGTGTGACGGAGAGGGCTCTGTACAACGAACTGCATTCGGCTGGCTTCTTCTGGGGTGCTCGTACTGGCCGATTTGTGAGTCACTTACAAATGATCAACATCAAATACTGGAAAAGGTGGACTCACCAAAGCAATGACCCGATTGTGATTTTCAACCGAGCCGCGGATGAGTCAACGGAGGTGGTTTATAAGAGAGAGCCTCtagaaacaaaacaacgaGAGATTTTAGTGAAATGGCGGAATCCAGCAGAGCGAGGTAGGTAGAGTGTAATGAGGCAGGCAGGGCAGGAGCAACATTGACAATAGAAGCATATCGCAACAAAGAGCCGCTGCAGCCTTGACATGCTGCCTGCCTTGTGAACTACTACTCTGGCACGTAATGACTCGTCTTTTTCTGTCCACTGTCTGACAGTAACTCGCCACCTGGAGCGAAAGCTGAGGAGTGAATTTGAAGGACCAGtgcccaacaccaaacaacaccttcttcccctcgcGCTTGCCCTTCACCCAACTTTTCCCCGCTAACACGCCGCTTCGAGACAACTAAGTCTAGCAAAGAACATGATATCTCCGGTTCAGGCACTATCTCAGGCTCATGGCATCGGTCTTCGCCGTCTGCCCACTGAGCTTCGGTACCAGATCTATCGTCCAGTTTGGGAGCCGCGGGTCATCTTTCTGGGAGACAAAACATGCTACGACTTCCCTGACAACCTGCCTGGTAGATCGCGATGCGACACGCAAAGACCACCAGTTACATTTCACATCAGCCACGAGGCCCGAGAGGAAACGCTGAGACACTATCACAAGTATTCTGTCATCGCGCATGACTCACATTGATAGTTTGCGTTGTGCCTTTCATTGGCACCGTGACCTTCATGATTCAACATTAGACTTCACTTGGCTTTATAAACCGGCTCCCGCCGTTGCCACCGTGACATTCATATGACCTTCTATTTGCATATATGTCATATTTCCGCATTTGAACCATGCTACCGCGAAGGAAGTCAAACCACCAGCGACCGGTGCTCTCTCAGCAATTAGACCTCACAGGACAGTCTAGCCTGCCGTCTGGTTTCAGGTTTCGTTCCCTACCAGTTGAGTTGAGATTGCAGGTTTATCGGGAAACATGGAAGTCTACCATCATCCTGGTGTCGTTCCGCGGATGTTGGCAGCCGCTTCAAGTTatgaaaaggggcaaaaTGCCTGCCACCTTACATCTATGCTTGGAAGCGAGGCAAGAAACTCTGAGATATTATCATCTGTACAAAacatcagcagcaaaacTCGTTGCCCCGAAGATTTCTTTTACTCAATGCGGCTACATTAACCCAAATCTCGACATCATGCATCTCACCGTTCCCTTTGGATCAGGCCCTGTGAAAGGGCACATTCAGATTGAAAGACTTAGTCCGGCTACCCTGCGATTGACATTGGGTCGTGCCCTAGTACCAAGTGCAGTACTGAAGTGGTTTGTTGAGAAACCTCAGCTGTTCGTGGGGCTTAAGACCATTGATTTCTGGGTCCGGACCCCGTCTCAAATGTTTGAAAACGGAGTTACGGAACGATACCGAATCTGCTGTGTCCTgccctcaacaccacttACTCCGGTGGTTCATCGAAGAAACATCATTTACAAGCCAGCAGCAGTCGATAGTTGCTTGTGCCCAAATCCCCACTGTCAAAGGCCAATCTGGCACTGGAAATACGACCCTGAAACCAGCTATTGTGTCGCCTCTACCGGCCCTTACATCAGCTCGCAGCACCCGTTTGTTCGCGGAGAGAAAATTAAGCTTCCTGATCCAGACAGCTCCGCCAGGGTTGTGATGCCCTCCATCAGCTTTGATTGGAAAGCCACCCGCGCCCGAGCTTTGTTGCGGGAGACAGACGTGCTCCTCTTTGACCCGGGCGATGGGATGAAGAGGCGTGAATGGGTCATTTGCAAGGTTGTTGATCCATCCGAAATACCCAGCAAACTCTTTATACAGCTGGGCGCCCGATACCTGCTATATTTGGACTGGGATTTGGCCCACTAAGCGAcacttcttcaacaacgggAGATCACAGCCCTAATGGAACAACATCCTGATACAAGTCAATTTCTGACCGAGATGGTTCCTATGTTGGACCATTAGAGCACAACTAGGTACTTCAGGTCCCTGCCACTTGGTCCAGATTGGTATTACACTAAGTACCGTGACTGGGAGTGTTGTAAAGATGTTGCGCATGGTGTCTGCGGTCCTGGGTGGTTGTATGCGGCAGGCCAGAGCTTCCCTTTACAGGGTCTGCATCAAAGCGGTGTGGAAGAGCTTTATCCAAAAACAAGGGAGAACAGGATCCGCAAGGTGATGAAATGCGGGAAGTTATTGACAACGGAGGAAAGGGATGCCAGATTTCTCAAGGGTTTCTACCAATTAATTCACCTGGAAGACCTTGTCAGATGTGCTGGGAAATTGTTCCATCAGTGCGAAGCTGGGAAACTGAATGGTCAACTTGGAAATGGGCACCTTTGTGAATTGTGCTGTCCTTACTCCATTGACGGCGTGTGGAGACAAGCTatcgaagaagcttacttCTTAAGAGCTGACGAGTTTGGATCGGATAATACGTCAGATACCAACTCTGAGGCTGGAGGATGAGCCTTGACCTGCTTGAAGGGACAGAGCCTTTAACTAAAAGTGTAGCGCGGAGAGAGTGGCAGAAATCATCTACTTTAACTATCCTGAATCTGTTTAAGCGTGGCGTTGACACCAAAATAGTGAGGTACTGACGAGGCACGCATTTCCTTTCGTTGTGCAGCTTATAGTGACAGGATCCCGCCGTCTGGCAACTCAAAACAGTCTATACGAGCCAGCGTTGACATATCTGCTTTTTTGCATAAGCTTGTGGGCGTGAAGAAGACAAATTAGGATAACATTGCATGGCGGAAGTAACACCAAACTATATCCAAGACTGATGTTAAATGACAGCTGTGCCAACGACTGGAACACGACCACATATTTACCCCTCACGCCCCCGACCAATCTCTCGTCAATGACCGACAAGCATTTATCCTGCACGTCTCCGCCTCCAAGATCACATTCCTCTTTTACTCTATCGCTCACGTTTCGTAGGTTTGTAGGCATTGTCATAAAGGCCCCGTCTAACGGATAATCGGGCGAACAGATTCCGTCCACCACCTTGTTAAATGGCAACGAGCCCCCGGCGCAGTCCTGATGGTCTGATTCATTCATCCCAACAAGGCTcgtgaggaaggggagaacCGCTTCGACAAAACCATCGCTGTAACGAGGCCCATGATCAGTTCTGGATTCATCGGTCAACTCTGACAGAGGGCTTCTGGCATCCAAAAGATCAAGCGCCCTGGTGATAACTACTCCAGCCCAGACGTCTGGTGGTCTGACTTCAAGCAGAGACCACTCACGATCGGCTACACCATGATCAGCGTCGAACAATAACACCTTGTCTCTATGGAGAACTTCCCGCGCTCTCACTTTGCTCCAATGCGCAACTGCACAGTATAACGTGCatgataagcgagcgacgcagataagcgagcgacgcactctccaccaccttacTATAACTATCCTCAATTGCTAGACCACAACATTAAGAACCAACTACAATTAcgtcagaaacagctgaatcagacccttctgcagcctcctggcaagtgcgggcattatggccaggcttgccgcacacaccacagcactgaaccttcgtacgagccccccctgCACTACCGCCATCCGGCTGTATTTCTTCCactgcctccccacccacggccttctggtCCAGTAGATCATGTGCATCTTGCACAGTAAGTGATCCTCCGAGCCgtacacgtgtttttttagctctccggcgcttacttagtgcctcattggccttacggagcgaagcGTTCTCTGACTGAAGGAGGGCCACCTGGTGCATCACAGCCATCGTACCctttagtaagctggtctatAGCAACCAACATCGAGgtcggggagctattttgatggttggtaatgcgagtcttaataagcgttgaCTGTGAGTTGGCTTCTCGGGGTTTTGTGGTGTCTGAATACCCAAGGTAGTGCCGTGCCCGgccttgaggatgggggtgttggcgtacgaagctttatatctagcttagaaagcaccctctctggatcgtatggaacaaggccagcacccgcaaagctaccctgtatattcttctccgttataAAGGCGAAGAAagcctcgcggaaggtaCAGagaaactcgagcttgcttacgTGGTTGATATGTATACGCATTAAGCCCTCGATCTAGCggccgtacgcctgttttagcggcccaaagcagccaatatcgagtggctggaggaggtgggaggagtgtggaggcatgcagagcgtaataatattgTTCTACTGGCAGTGGTGCTCGAATTTAGTTAAGTAGTAGCTTtcgtggccatcgaggattaataaccggtatttacccttCGTACGGaacgctatataatagtcgaagtgcttaatctaatctaggcctaccggattagTAGTCTAGCCATTATCGGTAATTGCGATACgctgtgacgaacccctatccagaacctctgaaagggacactggttgaaggcacttctgaacaatcctggtccggtacagctaaatagtgtacaACAACGGCTTGTCTCTTATCACAATAATctgaataccaacgattgtgacttgtattgcatactacagaactgtctatctacgccggccagttcctccgtatatatagacccgtggaccgtggaccgttgacttacagacggtcctcggtccgctcctgataggccgatgccggaccgtggaccgtgagccccaccgcggtccccggtccccatcttattggtccgttgcccttctggaccgtgagccccgctcgacggcgcggtccagtcttgattggtccctcgtggccccactgtcttccagaaccgtgacataCGCTAAGTAGACGGTAAATTACACTCGGTATATCAGTTGGTAAGGTAGTACTATGCGGCCAAAATAATAAAGGGCGGGATAGCCTAGCCGAGGGTATTAACTCCCTATATTACCGTTGCCTACTCGCGGTTaccaggctgggccagttttaccttgctaaggccgtccgaggttaTAATTACCATACCTGCGAAaataatacctattataaacctagtctcgtcgaagttatagataTCGTCATCTACAATACCGTACTTAGCCTTGGTATTCCGTACGAGTATAAACCACTCAGTAATAAcctttggatcctcgcattTAGCtctctggtagtcgtatctgcgcgtaaaacgcgtacggagctgtggctggcgtttaacgaagttatggGCCCAGCGTTTACCAACAGgaggcgcgtcgcgtacgcgtagcagttagttggccatatcttccacgcCACTTAATCTAGGTGGGAATGCGCGTGCAGATAGCTCAAGGACGTACTGAACTatcgtcttctcctccagatccGTTAAATTACGTGAGTTGGCTGGAATATCGCGTCGCATTGGTCGGCCATTACGCCTATGGCGGAGGGTTGCTTCTGGGACGTTATATAACTTGGCTGCAGTACGGATACTAAGATCCTCCTTATTTTAAATAGCttcgagggcaagaagaagtctaGCTTCTTTTGAAGGGCCGTCCATGGTTATTGGTGGTGAATTATAGTAGAAGATATTTAAGAGAcgtgttgtggtggagagtgcgtcgctcgcttatctgcgtcgctcgcttatcatGCACGTTATCCTTAATTCCGAGCCAGGAATAGGCCTTGGGTCGGACTCCCCGTGGTTGGTGCGCTTGGCCATTcgtggtttgtttgttgctgcATTGTATTGCCACTTCCTCTCCGATGTTGGATTGCGGCAATAGTTTCTACAGCATTGGTCCATCTTGTCGTGTGTCTCCTCAGGATACAAGACAGTATCTTGGTAAGTGACGAGTCGAGTTTTGGGTGCATCGGCTGTGCTACAAAGACGGTATCGGGAGGCAAATGAGTCCTTAACATGGTGCTCTGCGGCCCAGAAGTCAATGGTACAAACACGATCTAGGAAGTCGGACGCTCTGGCAGCATGGTTCATAAACCCAGAAGATTCATATTTTGTCCGAAAGCGATATGTAAAGAATATCGAGGGATAGAAGGTCGGATATCGAGGTCTAATTCGTAGTAGCCCAAATTGTCGATGAAAAGGACGTCGACATGTAGATTGATGTATCGGTGTATGATTCTTACGTGTGGCTCCCCTTGAGATCCGTCTGGTCACAATACTTCGCTCCAAAATTCAGGCAGGCAATCTACCTCCAGAATTCCAGTTTAAATACCCCTCCTGAACTCCCGTTTGGATCACAGTATTAGTAAACCCAACCTAGCCCCAATCTCACACCAAGGTGTGGTTCCATTCACGTATTTCGCTAGGTAATTTTCATGAAACTCGACGATAACCGATAACTCTGCTGCGATGGTTTACTGCAATGAAATTCAATCGTACCTTCACGAAGGAGACTTCGAAAACGCCTTGACGTTGTGCATGAGGGCTTTAAGGTCGAATGACCAGATACCACTCGCTGATCGGGCTCGAATCGAGATCCAAATCGCCGCCATATATCTCTTGACAGGAACTCACGCCGACTACCTGGATGCAAAAGCAAGACTGGAGAGAATGAAGCAAGAACGCCAACTTCCCGAAGCTCAAGATACAGATGCTGAGTAGATTCAAGCTGAAATCCCCCTACGGCTTGGGAGATCTTACATGCAAGCCGGTCGATATGATGCTGCCGGACTCAAGCTATCACAGGCTTTACCAGGGAGTTCAAAGTTGGAAAACTTGCTGgaagtgggaagaggaaTGCTGCATGTTCTGAGTGTTCATTTGTCCTTTGATTCTTGTGTGAATGTGATGACGTTGATGACGATTCCGCAACAGAATCAGGGAGACCACGCCTTTAGTTGAGCAAGGAAGGGGTTCTTGTGTGTTGAAGTCAAACAATCCCAGCATGGCCAACACTTAGACATATGGTCTTTCGCCCTATGAGCGAAGTTCATAATAAGGATTGGAGATACGTTAATTAAAGGAATAATAACATTCACGCTTTCATTAAagagtaggtaggtatctagGTACCTTAGTTAATAGGCTTTTCGAGATAGTCAACATGTGTAGGGTATTAGCATTGACCCAGTACCTTACTCCTATTCATCCTTAGCCACGACTGCATATTAGAGTCTGCATTTAGgtaatatttatatagcaACCTAGAACGAATAGCTCAGACGATAAAAATAGTCCAGAGCTTTGCTCAAGGAGTTTATTCGCTACTCTTTATCCTCCAACATCCGAGTCCCTGTTTTCTGGCTATACTATATTTAAGGTTAGTAATATATTACAAAGCCCGGTCACCTTATTATATCGTTCTTACAATCTACAATATTTAGACGTAAAAGGTAATAAGACCCAGAACTATTATGTGGGgaaataactataatatCCCGACTCGGCTTCTTTAAGAAAGCTTGGAGCGCGAGCGGCCCAGCTTTAGAGAGGTTCGATGTTAAGATCGTACCTAATATTAAGGATGTTTTGAGTAATATCGATATTAGCTACGTCGATATTCTTATACGtctttatataataaataccTAATAAGAGAtattaaaacctatttttaTAATCTATTATACAAATCCACTAGCGAGGTCTCTTATTAAATACACCGTCCGCAAAAGTTCTATCCCTAAAAGTTTCCCCACTTCGGAATTAATACGAGCACATTACCTCTAGAGCAATCTATTCCTGCCCGAGGGTTTATATGACGATTCAACGAAGCCTTTACCTTAATTTGCAAGTCAGATATCTGAATTTAAGCTAACGTTAGTGAATTTAGACAATTCGAAATGAAGCACATTTTTTAAACTAATTTgcaggagggtgaggtgtCAGAGGCAGTGCTGCTCCTAGTTACACACCTTACCCAAGTCCGAAAGCGGCAATACATTTCTCTCGACCAGGAAGAACAACGATGAGAACGAATGCAAGAATGAGCTGTACTTCATACACAGGATAGAGTGGGAAGAACGCAGCTGCGGAAGGTCTACAACGTCACACTGAGAGAGCTGTGGCCAGAGTGGCTGCTCGAAGAAAGTTATGTGGAGCTCGATTTCTTCCAGGCAGTCTCTCAATGTGACGGGATatgggtgaagaaggcagTCAGATGGGCCGATTACCTGGAGAAGGGTCAAGTTATGCGATTCAAGGACTTGTGGGGAAGTGGGCTCGGTTTGTAGGGAGGTGGGCTCAGCCTCAAGAAATCATGGCATGGCCGAAATCAAACCAAGCCAAACTTTGATCTTTGCCACCAACTATACTCTACGCAACAAACTGTTTTCTGACTACCAGTAAAAGGTGCCCATCCTGACCCTCTCCCCAGTCTACTCAgcgtcctcgtcctcatcctcactaTTCATCGTCGTCTGAGGAAAGGTCCGAAATCTCGGATTCGTCGGCCGACACTTGGTCCTCGATAACCTCGCCCTCGTCATCCCACTCCGCACCCTCACTCAATGCGACATTTCTGCCAGTCAAGACGTCGAACGCTCGCATTTCAATACGTGGAAGCGCATGCGTCAATATCCTCACTATTTTTGGGGCAGCCATCTGTGCCACAAGAACTTGCGCCTGCTTCTCCATATCCGCTTTCAGTTGAAGGAACCCCCCTGTAGAGGAACCGCAACATGTGGCGTGCGCTGCCGAGGTGGTTACAGGTGACTCGTTGGACAGACTGAGGTTGATGAGCATCTCGTTCAGTTTCAGATCGGTGCAATGCTGTGGGGTTCTTAGAACATCGGCACAAATACTGCGCATGCGCAGTCGCAAACGTCGTAGCGTAGTAAGAAGCGCGGCGATACTCGTGCAGACATGGATTCCTTCACCGCGCTCTTGGCTTTGATGCGGGATAAGTCGAGTACCGCATAGATCTAGCTCTAGACTAGTTAGGTTGCTGACCGACAAGAAGGCGCATATTGTAGATAGAAAAAGGTAGTCACGACGTTCTAGGAAACGAAGTAGCGGATGCAGTTCACTGGTGGCTTGGATGCGTAAGATTCGCAGTCTCCGTGAttgttggatgatggcggcgaggtagAGGAGATCGTTATTCAACTCTGTTGTCCAGGTTGCGCGCACAGCGTGTCCATGAGCGCCATTCCAGACATTTACGGCCTGCGGATCGTGTCCAGACAGCGGAATAGAGTCCCAGTCTTCAAAGCCTTTCAAATTCAGGTCCAAGGTTTCCACGCTGTTTTTGACTAGACGCAGACTTGATTCCACATACGGAGAAGACAGCAAGCGTCGTAGTGTCTTCTGAGTAACGTAAAGATCCCGGAAGCACGCGGTATGGGCAAATTCGCTCCACTGTTTACAGACTGTGAGGCGTGACAGATCCGAGCGAAAATAGGATGAGCCCACATGATCGAAAATTTGAATCAAGGTTTCGGGGGGAAGTTTGAGGAGTGCCATAGTGTGTCGCGCAAGCGAACGGAGGCGGTGTCAGTGTGTCTGGGTCAAGAGACGTACATGTCTTTCCGCGgttcaaaaacaaaaaagagaTCGAAGAGTGGGTTTTATTTACAAGTCGGAGAACTGACACAAGACCCACTATATGTTAAGTGTCGCATGGCAGGCAGCCAACAACTGTATCAGTACCGAATCCAGCAGCGCTTGTGGATCTGCGGGGTAAAGTACAGTGTACACGTCAGAGGAACCCACTCAAGGTTCGTCCACTTATTTAAGGCAGGTTAATAATGTAAGCATAAGTGATTGGCCGGCTTTCGATTCTGCAAACCGACGTGACGCGCCTAGCCTGCTATTGTCTACCTAGCCTTCCTCAGTCACGTGGCTGCACTACTTTAACGGCCCGCTGTCGCGACCGCTTCTTTTAGTTTCACTTCAGCACCACTGGCCTGCTCCCCTCGccgctcttcctcttcgttcTGCGCATCCAAAGTTTTTTTTCCGAACGTCAGCTCCTATCTGAATGCCGCCAACATCGAGCACAATGGCAAGACCAAGTGAACATTGGTCAGGTTTTGCTGGCCTAGGTCCGGAGTCAGACAAATCTAAGCGAATCAAGCTAGTACTGTCTTCAGCAAACTTTGAGCATCTAAAGAAGTGCGCAATGGACTCGCGGCGCAGACATCAAACGAGCCTACCTCCCGATATTGACTGCGACATAAACCTAACCCAGTTTGCAACGGGTTTCAACAACCTCGTTCTTGAACTTACCTTTTCTGACAACATCTATTGGATTGCTCGGATTCCGTATCACACCACCGATGATAACACCAAGACCTCGTTGCTGAGCGAGATAGCCACCATGAACATCGTCCGCCAACGTACAAGTATCCCCATACCTCGTATTTTTGAATTTGAGACTTCCATAGACGGACCATTCGGATACCCGTATGTTTTGATGGAGTACTTGGGTGGCCGTCAACTCGATCGTGGGCTGGCAAGATCGATCCCTCGACAATACCATACCAAGGTAGCCAAACAGCTTGCAAATGTGTTCGCGGAACTCCAAAACCTGACCTTTAGTCGCATTGGACGACTTTGGTGTGGAGAGACCGCGGATCAGCCTGTCGAAATCATTCCCATGGAGTGGCATCATTCGCCCGGCCCTTTGGAAACCTCGCTAGAATATTTTTACAACCAACGACAAGGGGAAAACCGAGAAATCGTCGCCTTGCATCCGAACAGTGCAGACTGGCTTACGGCATGTTGGGTGCTGAAAACTGCTCTAGCCCACACCGTCATTGAAGATAGAGTCCGAGGCCCATTTCCGCTATGTCATCTTGACCTCCATTTCGGTAACCTTCTCTTGGATGAAGAGTACAATCTGACCGGAGTCCTTGATTGGAGCAACGCGCAGGCGGCCCCACTTGAACAgttgtctgtctgtccaGAACTCGTCATTTTCCCTGGGCTatctgaggaggagaatcAACCGATCGTGGAGTTCAAGAAGCTTGTCATACAGTTTGTGAAGGAAATGGAGAACGACAAAGcgaaggaagaagagaagggcgAAAGAAAGACGCCGCCCTTGGGTCAGCAGCAGGGGAACATGAAGCAGAGTCAGCATCTTACACCACTTTCCACCTACATGGCCTCTGAAAGTGCCGAACTCATGCATCGTCAATACATGGCTT
The sequence above is a segment of the Podospora pseudoanserina strain CBS 124.78 chromosome 5, whole genome shotgun sequence genome. Coding sequences within it:
- a CDS encoding hypothetical protein (COG:S; EggNog:ENOG503P2P2) is translated as MKKLFRKLKDKKPSGNDQGLSETTSLREALPSIAQDITPPAPIQTPVAQPSPPTTTAPPIEVLPSSNICQICFHLDATHAPRDGNLNTKDPSWAELEYNLPPDTHAAKLVPKSEDLINSANGGCMHCFIVRTALNAIHPGWENEKTILHIFLAPGVPVVVRLEFGSLITTHMSREEALQTYGFDVPVKFTVTVRDAEKPSVDVEIYRPLSPSPSGGSGAPGPGFDLSSLVRHVGFGEEIPQCAGNEDSLNFINQRVNECITSHSCEGNNKLLPQLPSRVIWLQAHAPSHIQLVEPTGIRAKYIALSYCWGSVSPDTYLTDARNLESRKAGINYDELPPLLQDVVTCVRALGIEYLWVDRLCIVQGDDGDFSTQAPKMGDIYGDATLTIAAASGESENDRILLERDTKAGPFSLDLKLKGMGTLTLKVRRRTHKLETEYVGGDYGRVSTRAWIWQERLLSSRTVFFTPRALKFECHHHSVWQGYAPGVVGNSWSTHVELASSSHNAWLRLLIEFMKRNITNASDRLPAIESVMKRIAVKTGWSPFWGVFEEKLVESLGWSAIDLKTSSGQASCRMNPGHYAPTWSWASVDGEITYIHVLTDQHYAPLHQVDPLMYELQCRDLDRATGAITMVGSYLIGGIRCTIEPNASYSEESEMTREVGKYRYTHNVRVSGQHPDFLFNPDVPLMSVEGDPNQPYSGSAVRAPYGVDDPTEEWTGNCLVLLVARRNKRSLALLLGASLRNIDGAAWERIGLSTSIDVSVWDEEHVKTGLIRVV
- a CDS encoding hypothetical protein (EggNog:ENOG503PDT1): MALLKLPPETLIQIFDHVGSSYFRSDLSRLTVCKQWSEFAHTACFRDLYVTQKTLRRLLSSPYVESSLRLVKNSVETLDLNLKGFEDWDSIPLSGHDPQAVNVWNGAHGHAVRATWTTELNNDLLYLAAIIQQSRRLRILRIQATSELHPLLRFLERRDYLFLSTICAFLSVSNLTSLELDLCGTRLIPHQSQERGEGIHVCTSIAALLTTLRRLRLRMRSICADVLRTPQHCTDLKLNEMLINLSLSNESPVTTSAAHATCCGSSTGGFLQLKADMEKQAQVLVAQMAAPKIVRILTHALPRIEMRAFDVLTGRNVALSEGAEWDDEGEVIEDQVSADESEISDLSSDDDE